DNA from Lentilitoribacter sp. Alg239-R112:
AAATAGTTGTTTGATTCTTTCTTTGTCGTAAGGAGTTAGGCTATGCCGAGATTGTTTGTTGCTCTGCAAATTCCGCATGAAGTGGCTCTAAGCCTTTCCCTTTTACGTGGCGGACTTATGGGGGCTCGATGGATAGATGTCGAAAACTATCATCTCACACTCCGCTTTATCGGCGATGTCGATGGTCGAACCGGAGATGAATTGTTAAGCGAGTTAGATCGTATAAGTTCTCCTGAATTTGACTTAGGACTCTCCGGCGTTAATGCCTTTGGTTCGAAACGAAAAGTTCGATCCCTCTGGGCAGGTACAAATAATCCACCAGAAATATTTGATCTACAGGCTGCGATCGAACGCATATGTGCAAGGATAGGCATTGCACCGGACTCTCGAAAATTCACACCGCATGTAACTCTTGCAAGGCTTCGCAGAGCAGACCCCGTTCAAATCAGCGAGTATTTAGGCGGACGTGCAAATTTTAAATCAAATTCATTTAAAGTTGCAAAATTCGTTGTTATGTCTTCTCGCAGCTCTAAAGGTGGCGGTCCTTATGTTGTTGAAGAAAGCTACCTACTAAATCCGACATACTATGATTTCAGTTTGCCTAGCGAAGACATACAAGCCTCCAGAAGCATATTATAAACAACCTCAAACCCATCTCCTAGGTCATAATAAGGATCTGGAATATCTGTGTTCTCACCCAAACTGTAATCCATAAACAGGTGGATTTTGTGATGATGGTGATCTGGCGCGCGCGCTTTTGTGTTCCTCAAATTATCGTTGTCCATAACAAGCAGGAGATCAAAATAATCAAAATCCAGTTCGTTTAGTGGTCTTGATACTTGCTTTGAAATATCAATTCCCTTCTGTGCCATTTTGGCAATCGCGCGTCCATCTGGCGGATCACCTTCATGCCACGCGCCAGTTCCTGCCGAATCAACAACAATCTGATCTGGCAAATTTTCGTTGGAAATCAAGTTCCTAAACAGCCCCTCCGCCATCGGTGAACGACAAATATTTCCCATACAAATAAACAGCACTTTCATTCAAATTCCTCATCATCAGTTAAAACCTTCGTAGCTATTGAAAAACCCTCCCCTCAATACCAAGTCTAATTTATGGA
Protein-coding regions in this window:
- the thpR gene encoding RNA 2',3'-cyclic phosphodiesterase; this translates as MPRLFVALQIPHEVALSLSLLRGGLMGARWIDVENYHLTLRFIGDVDGRTGDELLSELDRISSPEFDLGLSGVNAFGSKRKVRSLWAGTNNPPEIFDLQAAIERICARIGIAPDSRKFTPHVTLARLRRADPVQISEYLGGRANFKSNSFKVAKFVVMSSRSSKGGGPYVVEESYLLNPTYYDFSLPSEDIQASRSIL
- a CDS encoding low molecular weight protein-tyrosine-phosphatase, producing MKVLFICMGNICRSPMAEGLFRNLISNENLPDQIVVDSAGTGAWHEGDPPDGRAIAKMAQKGIDISKQVSRPLNELDFDYFDLLLVMDNDNLRNTKARAPDHHHHKIHLFMDYSLGENTDIPDPYYDLGDGFEVVYNMLLEACMSSLGKLKS